The Gloeomargarita sp. SRBZ-1_bins_9 sequence TTGGTCCGTCAATTAGATATAGTCTTGTCCGCGAAATCGCCGCTATTGGTAAAGAGCACAGAATTCTTGCAGACAGTTTTGAGTCAGGATCACTGCCGCAAGCATTCTTGAGCTCGAGTGATGTTGGTTTTACGCCTGAATTACTCGTCGGCAACAATGAAATTCATAGCGGCGAAGGGCAAAGTATTTATCAAAGCTTGAAAGAACATGGCGTATTTCAACGTTCAAGCGCGTTTCCTGACAAGAATCACCCCATAAAGATCGGAATAGTTAACGCATCACCGCAGGTCGCACAACAGGCATTGACGACATTCCTGTATAAACTTAAAGCCGCGTTGGAGGAGTTGAATTTCTCTATTCAATCCGTTGAAGTTAATGGGCAACGCCAACAAAAGATTGAGATACTTTCAAGAGTGAATTTGGAAAAAGCGGTAAACTGTCTCGAGTCGGCAAAGCCTGACATTCTACTTGCTTTATTTCCTAGAAGTGCACGCTATGACGAAGGGGATGAAGAAGATAGCATGTATCACGTCTTCAAGTCGTTGACAATGCGATATGGTCTCCCAATTCAAGTTATCTATGAAAATACATTCTCTGAACAATATGCTATGGACAATATCGTGCTGGGTATATTAGCCAAGACAGGGAATGTGCCGTTCGTTTTAGCGAATCAGCTTCCTTACGCTGATATTGCTGTTGGGATTGATATTGCTCGCAGAGCAAAACAAAAGTTGTCAGGAACTGTGAATGCGACAGCCATCGCAAGAATCTATTTTAGCGATGGTCAATTTCTACGATACATTATCCACGATGCGCCGATTGAAGGGGAAACGATACCGGGAAGTATTCTGCGTAGTCTTTTCCCTCTCGAGGAATTTCAAGGTAAACGCGTTGTGATTCACCGTGACGGACAATTTCGTGGTGGGGAAAGAGCAGCATTGAAGGAATGGGCAAAACAGATTCGGGCAGAGTTTCATTTGGTTGAAGTAATCAAATCTGGAGCGCCTCGTCTTTATTATCAGAGCACAGCCACCTCTGCCATAGATAGACCACCAAAGGGGACAGCATTTAAGATAAGCGACACAGAAGCATTTTTAGTCTCTTCATTGCCTCCTTTCAGCGGCAGCACGCCCTGTCCGCTTCAAATCAGGACAGAGCCATCTTTCCCAATCGAAAAGGCTATCCATTCGGTGCTATCGTTGACTCTCTTGCATTATGGTTCGGTTAGAGAGCCACGTTTGCCAGTGACGATTCACTACAGTGACAAGATTGCAGAATTTTTACTACATGGCATCAAACCAAGAGATTCAGAAGGAAATTTGCCGTTCTGGTTGTAAAAATTTCAAGGCGTGAGCGGCATAACCAGCGCATGCACCTGACAGGCTTTGCCTCGCTGCGCTCGGCTGGCCTGCTGGTGATGTGCCAGCTGTTGGGCAGCCGGTCGTTTGAATTTTCTTGCACCTTGAAATTGTGTTTGGTAAAATGTGCTTGATTTGGTTGTGCGCTGGCCTTGCCCGCCTGCGGCTTTGCCTGCTGTTGGCTTTTCCAGCTTTCGGGTGCATGGGCTGGTGTTGTCTGCCCGCTGTTCCCGCCCACCGGGTTAGTGACGCCGGGCAAAAGAAAAAGCGCTACGCCTACGACCCCCACCTCAGACCTGCGACTGTTGCAGGTTGGCAAGGCTGTGACTTTGGTCAACGATTGCAGCAAAACATCTACCCATAACCGAAGGGGGTGTGCAGGCGCATGGGCCTGAATGAAACCGATACCCGAGCCAAACTGATTGATCCCGCCTTGTATAAACGCGGCTGGACGGAAAACCTGATCCGCCGCGAGGAGACTGCTGGCGCCATTGAGATTGTGGACGGCAAACCGCGCAGGCGCGCCCGCGGCCGCGTGGATTACCTGCTGCGTGTGGCGGTCAACGCCGAAAGCCAGCCGGTGGCGGTGGCGCTCATTGAAGCCAAAGCCGAAAATCTGTCACCCTATCACGGCCTGGAGCAGGCGAAGCAGTATTGCAAGCGGTTCCACGTGCCGTTCGTGTTCTCCACCAACGGGCATCTCTTTGTGGAGTATGACTCGACGACCGGCCAGACCAGCCAGCCCAGGCCGCTCACCGAATTCCCTACGCCGGACGAATTGCGCGAGAGGTACGAAGAGGCCAGAGGCTTCCGGCTCAACGCCCCGTTAGCCAAGCCGCTTTTGGTGCGTTACCCCGGTGGTGAAGCCACCCGGCGCTATTACCAGGATGCTGCCATCCGCGCCGTGCTCGAAAAGCTCGCCCGCGGCGAAAAACGCGCTTTGCTGTCCTTAGCCACCGGCGCGGGCAAAACTTTTATCGCCGTTCAGCTTTTGAAAAAGATCGCGGATGCTGGGTTGCTCGAGCGGGCGCTTTTTGTTTGTGACCGCGATGAACTGCGCAGCCAGGCGCTGGCCGCATTCCAGAGTGTTTTTGGCGCCGA is a genomic window containing:
- a CDS encoding Piwi domain-containing protein, with protein sequence MPRHERSEAAKVQAVMPLIPQCEPSEGETMPTYVDVFPVIPDALPRLYAYAIEVVSDHASAIGGKLAYRLRNKFGGNWIWCGGQIVTDQIVPDDAIKEFLKQLWTEQPLSVVQSITLNTTWEPSAWEQGEFAARGLLANYQTEIREVLEPKGQNFGKVRIHRDYALRGWAVNNKPAVSIAVSSNIFHTQLLHEFAATLQSPQDLIGIMVAVDRKDFKGTIIEITGNVREMREWLLSISSDEMTRNLISRAPDDELTVKIETRTSQYIYIASMLRPVVRMGDLKKFGVDPRQVSRALRLGPSIRYSLVREIAAIGKEHRILADSFESGSLPQAFLSSSDVGFTPELLVGNNEIHSGEGQSIYQSLKEHGVFQRSSAFPDKNHPIKIGIVNASPQVAQQALTTFLYKLKAALEELNFSIQSVEVNGQRQQKIEILSRVNLEKAVNCLESAKPDILLALFPRSARYDEGDEEDSMYHVFKSLTMRYGLPIQVIYENTFSEQYAMDNIVLGILAKTGNVPFVLANQLPYADIAVGIDIARRAKQKLSGTVNATAIARIYFSDGQFLRYIIHDAPIEGETIPGSILRSLFPLEEFQGKRVVIHRDGQFRGGERAALKEWAKQIRAEFHLVEVIKSGAPRLYYQSTATSAIDRPPKGTAFKISDTEAFLVSSLPPFSGSTPCPLQIRTEPSFPIEKAIHSVLSLTLLHYGSVREPRLPVTIHYSDKIAEFLLHGIKPRDSEGNLPFWL